The genomic interval TTCGCTGGGGCGGCCATCCCCAGCAGCAAGTCTGGGAGGGCACGCTGCTGACCATTGCCCAGGTGACCCGGGGCGAAATCCTCTCCCCCTGCGTAATGGTGTTTGGGGAGGTGGTGCGGCTGCGGCGGTATTTGGGGGGCGTTGAAATTCAAAATTCAAAATTTTTTGGAGCCCCACCCCTGCCCCTCCCAGGAGGGGATACAGAGACATTGGCGGTGCATTGCTCCGCCAATGCACCCTACGCACCTCACCCCCCTTCACCCATCCACCCATCCACCCATCCACCCATCCACCCATCCACCCCCCAACCCCTCACCCCAAAGACCATCCTGATCACCCGCGCTACGGAGCAGTCCAGCGCCTTTGCCGATCTGCTTACGGCCCAGGGCGCTACGGTGGTCGATCTGCCAGCGCTGGAGCTGCGGCCCCCGTCGAGCTGGGCCGGGCTGGATGGGGCGATCGCAGCCCTGCCCACCTTCCACTGGCTGATTCTGTCCTCGGCCAACGCCGTCACCTTCTTTGTCGATCGGCTGCTGGAGCGGGGTCAGGATCTGCGGGCGTTGAGCGGGCTTAAGATTGCCGTGGTGGGCCGCAAAACGGCGGCAGTGCTTAAACAGCGAGGACTGGTGCCGGACTTTGTCCCGCCCGACTTTGTGGCCGATTCGATGGTTAAACACTTTCCTGAACCTGTGGCGGGGCAGCGGCTGCTGTTCCCCCGGGTGGAGCGCGGCGGCAGAGAGGTGCTGGTGCAGGAGTTTACCGCCGCCGGGGCCGAGGTGGTGGAAGTGGCGGCCTACGAAACGGGCTGCCCGGAGGTCCCGGATCCAGCGGCCCTCCAGGCGCTCCAGGGGGGCCAGGTCGATGTGATCACCTTCGCCAGTTCCAAAACCGTTGTCCACACCGCCCAGCTGCTGGAGCAGGGCTTGGGGGCAGACTGGCGCGGGGTGCTCAAGGGCGTGGCGATCGCCTCCATTGGCCCCAAGACCTCCGACACCTGCCGCGAACTCCTGGGCCGGGTGGACATTGAGCCGGCGGAGTACACCCTGGACGGACTGACGGAGGCGATCGCCGCATGGGCCAGCGCATCCTAGGGCTCACCGGGGGCATTGCCACCGGCAAGTCAACCGTCGCCGACTACCTGGCGCGGGTGCACCACCTGCCCGTGCTCGATGCCGACCTCTACGCCCGCCAAGCGGTGGAGCCAGGCACCGCCGCCCTGGAGTCGATTGTGTCTCGCTACGGTGACGCGCTGCTCCACGGCGATGGCACGCTCAACCGCGCCAGGCTGGGGGAGATTGTCTTTGGCGACCCCGCCGAAAAAGCCTGGCTGGAGCAGCAGATTCACCCGGTGGTGCGGCAGCACTTTGCGGCGGCGATGGCGGAGCTGGGGACGGCGGCGATCGTCGTACAGGTGATTCCGCTGTTGTTTGAAGCCAACCTGACCGACCAGGTGAGCGAAATTTGGGTGGTGACTTGCCCGGAGGATGTGCAGCGCCAGCGGCTGATGGCCCGCAACGGTCTGAGCCTGGAGCAGGCCAACGCCCGCATCCAGAGCCAGATGCCCCTGGCCGCCAAAGTAGCCCAGGCCGACGTTGTGCTCGACAACTCGGCGGATCTGACCGCCCTATTTCGCCGGGTCGATCAGGCGCTGCAGCACATCCCCCAGGGCCGTCGGGGTTAGGGCGTTGTCGGGTTTGGCGTAGGCGCGGTAAGGGCAGGCCCGGGTTGGCCCCCGGTGGTGCAGCCACAGGGCACAAAGAGTGGTGCGCCCAGGGGCGTGGGCCCAGAGCCCCTGGTGATTGGAGAGGTCGATGACGGTGGCCAGGTCGGTCTGCTGCTGGAGCCAGTGGCGCAGGGGAGCGCTGTTGCGCTGAGCCCAGAACGGGTCGAGCAGGACGGCACAGCGCCCGTCGGGGCGCAACAGCTGCAAACTTCGCTCTAGAAACAGCCGCGACCAGTACAGCCGACTCTGGCCCTCCCCCCCCTGGCTGCTGTGGGGGTAGGCGTCGCATCGGCGCAGGTACTGGCTCACCCAGGCCACCTGCCCCCGGTACTCGGCCCAGGCCTGGGTGAGGTCAGGGTCGATGGTGAGCACCGACTGCTGGTTGTGCAAAAAGGTGGATGGGGCCACGTTTTTTTGCTCAAACAGGCTGGCGTAGCGCTCCACAAACTCGGCCTTGGACGCCTCGACCACCCCGGAGGGAAAGTGGCTCAGCACGATGTCAAAGCCGCCCTGGTCGCGCAGCCGGTGGTGAAAGTAGAACCCCCAGTGAAAGGGCTGGGCCACCTCGATATCGGCCTGGCTGAGGGGGCGGGTAGGGCGGCTGCCGTTGGGGTCGGGGACCCGCAGGCTGAGCTGCTGACTGCACTCGCTCCACAGCAGGTGGGTGAGTTTGCTGTGGGCAATGGCGTTGAGTTCGTCGAGGCGATCGCGCAGAAAGTCGGCCTGGGCGTAGGCGGGTACATTGCCCACCTCGGCCAGCAGCTGGGTTTGGCTGCGGTAGTGCTCCAGCCGCACCTGGCGCTCCGCCAGCACCGACTGGTAGCTGTCGGCGATCAGCGGCTGGAGCAGATTGCCCTGGAGCAGGGTTTCAGACGCTGGGGTTTTGGCCTTGGCCCCCCGTCGGGCGGGCACCTGGTCAAAGCGTTCGTCATCCACCCGCACCAACCCGACCAGGGCATTGCCCTGGAGTACCGTCAGGGTCAGATCGGGCAGGCTGGCCAGCTCGCTGGGGCGACGGGTGTGCTGCACCCCGACCAGCCACAGCCGCAGCCGAGTCAGCTCCACCGCCGGGGGCCACAGGTCGAGTCCGTAGAGGGCGTGGTTGGCCAGGTGCTGGTAGAGGCCGACGCTGGGGCTCAGGGATGACCCGGCTGGGGGCAGGTGGGCCCAGCTGGGTACAGCCTTATCCCCGCTGGGAAGCGCGATCGCCCGCAGCCGCTGGGCCAGATCCAGCAGCTGGTGCAGCGCCGCCACCAGCAGGCGGCCCGAGCCGCAGGCGGGGTCGAGCAGGGTGAGCTGGCCCAGTTCGGCCAGGAGTGCCCCAGCTTCGGCGGGGGCGAGGTCCTGCAGCAGCTCGTCGGTGTCTCGGTGGCGGCGTCCGGTGAGGGCGGCGGCGCGATCGAGCAGGGTGGCGTGAATGGTGCGATCGCACAGCGACGCCAGCAGCGGGGCGGGCGTTGCCACCCCCGGCCCGCCGTAGCCATTGACCACCTGCTCCAGCAGCACCCCCAGCCCCCCATCGAGACCCTCTGGGGCCACCGCCGCCAGGTCGGCCAGCCAGTTCAGGGCCGGTTCAAAGGCGGCGTCGGGCAGGGGAAGGTGGCCCCAGCGCTGGTCTAGCTCCGTAAACCGAAACGGCCCCGTGGGCACAAACGGCAGCGCCCCCAGCCGCTGGTGGAGCAGCGGCGGCCATTCCTCGGCGGGCAGGGTAAACCCCTGCTGGCACAGGGGCTGAAACACCTGGGCGAAAAACCGATTCAGCTCGCGCTGCTGGCTCTGGCCAAACTGGTTGTGCAGGTACCACTCGTCACCGCCCAGGTAGCCCCGCTGCTGTAGCGCTCCCACGGCAATCAGCCGGGCCAGCAGCAGGGTGGCATAGTGGCGGCGCTGATCGCCCGGCAGCGGCAGCAGGGCATCGGTCAGGGCCTGCCAGCTCTGCTGAAACCCCGCCGCCAGGGCTGGGGTCGGGGTTTGCTCTGCCGAAAGGCCCATCGCCCCTAGGCTGAAGGGGACTGCTTAGCCGCCATAGCGTAATCGCGAAAGCGGTTGAGGTCGTCCTGCAGGGTAGCCTCGACCAGGCGTCCCAAAAACAGGCCATCCATCCACTTGATTACGGCGGGCACCGAGTAGGAGACGGTGAGTTTGACGGTGGACTGTCCTTCTTTGCGATCGTAGAAGCGAATGGCCCCCCGGTTGGGCAGGCCGTCGATCGCCTCCCACTGAATAATTTGGTGGGTGACCAG from Leptolyngbya sp. KIOST-1 carries:
- the cobA gene encoding uroporphyrinogen-III C-methyltransferase, giving the protein MIQPGPVYIVGAGPGSLDYLTLRGFALVQQAECLVYDALVDEGLLALLPQGCDRIDMGKRGGQPSPAQDEISRLLVELSRSGRRVVRLKSGDPFIFGRTAAEVQALREAGCPVEVVPGLSSALAAPLLAGIPLTDPVWSHGFAVVTAHNPDLLDWGTLARLKTLVVLMGSRHLEEIVGRLRASGCRGDMPVAIIRWGGHPQQQVWEGTLLTIAQVTRGEILSPCVMVFGEVVRLRRYLGGVEIQNSKFFGAPPLPLPGGDTETLAVHCSANAPYAPHPPSPIHPSTHPPIHPSTPQPLTPKTILITRATEQSSAFADLLTAQGATVVDLPALELRPPSSWAGLDGAIAALPTFHWLILSSANAVTFFVDRLLERGQDLRALSGLKIAVVGRKTAAVLKQRGLVPDFVPPDFVADSMVKHFPEPVAGQRLLFPRVERGGREVLVQEFTAAGAEVVEVAAYETGCPEVPDPAALQALQGGQVDVITFASSKTVVHTAQLLEQGLGADWRGVLKGVAIASIGPKTSDTCRELLGRVDIEPAEYTLDGLTEAIAAWASAS
- the coaE gene encoding dephospho-CoA kinase (Dephospho-CoA kinase (CoaE) performs the final step in coenzyme A biosynthesis.), which codes for MGQRILGLTGGIATGKSTVADYLARVHHLPVLDADLYARQAVEPGTAALESIVSRYGDALLHGDGTLNRARLGEIVFGDPAEKAWLEQQIHPVVRQHFAAAMAELGTAAIVVQVIPLLFEANLTDQVSEIWVVTCPEDVQRQRLMARNGLSLEQANARIQSQMPLAAKVAQADVVLDNSADLTALFRRVDQALQHIPQGRRG
- a CDS encoding SRPBCC family protein, which codes for MGEWLDHSVLVDVDVPVETSWDLWSDLEQMPRWMKWIDSVRISEADPDISEWKLASRGLEFTWRSKITNLVTHQIIQWEAIDGLPNRGAIRFYDRKEGQSTVKLTVSYSVPAVIKWMDGLFLGRLVEATLQDDLNRFRDYAMAAKQSPSA